The Gemmatimonadota bacterium genome has a segment encoding these proteins:
- a CDS encoding amidase, with translation MNTRRQFLIKAPLGLATVAAACRGEPQAGAPAAGTPATPGAPVAFGTGPDSGPPVDAGTFAAADKLLQLNTTDAERGQMAQAWRRTFGATMERRAGPRVVALGNELAPATVWNPAAAVGFVPPTRDRFVRSSGDPGPLPASDAEIAFSPVTSLSRWIERKQLTSERLTGIYLARIAKYDPQLRCVITVTTERAMQQARAADAEIARGRYRGPLHGIPFGVKDLLDTAGIATTWGAEPFRDRVPTADSVVVRRLQDAGAVLVAKLSLGALALNDIWFGGQTMNPWLLEEGASGSSAGPGSATASALVAFSIGSETGGSIVAPSMRCGVTGLRPTFGRVPRTGAMALCWSLDKLGPMTRTVEDAMLVLQAITGPDGDDVASVASHLDYDAAAPVRGLKVGYFPTWMEAATPVDRAALDLLTQQGMQGVELTWPDLPQASLMPVLFAEAAAAFEEMTLSGRDDQLKVQVPDAWPNLFRMTRYLSAVDLVQGDRLRRRFAVEVAKLFEQVDVLLVPSLRDEALTVTNFTGQPSLTVRTGFVEVREARSDWAPDPANPLPTFDPPRRVPHGVTVIGRLFDEGTVARVGLALERAAGVAKERPSGFDAV, from the coding sequence TCGGGACCGGGCCGGATTCGGGTCCCCCTGTCGACGCCGGGACCTTTGCCGCGGCCGACAAGCTGTTGCAGCTGAACACGACGGACGCCGAGCGTGGGCAGATGGCGCAGGCATGGCGTCGCACGTTTGGCGCAACGATGGAGCGTCGCGCGGGGCCGCGTGTGGTCGCGCTCGGCAACGAGCTGGCGCCGGCGACCGTCTGGAATCCTGCGGCGGCGGTGGGTTTCGTGCCGCCGACCCGTGATCGATTCGTCCGCTCGTCGGGTGATCCCGGGCCGCTTCCGGCGAGCGACGCCGAGATCGCGTTCAGTCCCGTGACGTCACTGTCGCGGTGGATCGAGCGGAAGCAGCTGACGTCGGAGCGCCTCACGGGGATCTACCTCGCGCGGATCGCGAAGTATGACCCGCAGCTCCGCTGTGTGATCACCGTGACGACGGAACGGGCGATGCAGCAGGCGCGCGCGGCTGACGCGGAGATCGCGCGCGGACGGTACCGTGGCCCGTTGCACGGGATCCCGTTCGGGGTGAAGGACCTCCTGGATACGGCGGGGATCGCGACGACCTGGGGGGCGGAGCCGTTCCGCGATCGCGTGCCGACGGCGGACTCCGTGGTCGTGCGGCGCTTGCAGGATGCGGGGGCGGTGCTCGTGGCCAAGTTGTCGTTAGGCGCTCTGGCGCTCAACGACATCTGGTTTGGCGGCCAGACGATGAACCCGTGGTTGCTCGAGGAAGGCGCGTCGGGTTCGAGTGCGGGTCCCGGATCGGCGACGGCGTCGGCGCTTGTCGCCTTCTCGATCGGGAGCGAGACGGGGGGGAGCATTGTGGCGCCGAGCATGCGGTGCGGCGTCACCGGGTTGCGCCCCACCTTCGGGCGGGTGCCGCGCACCGGGGCGATGGCCCTTTGTTGGTCGCTCGACAAGCTCGGGCCGATGACCCGCACGGTCGAGGACGCGATGCTGGTCCTGCAGGCCATCACTGGACCAGATGGTGATGACGTCGCCAGTGTGGCGTCGCACCTCGACTACGACGCCGCTGCGCCCGTGCGCGGGCTCAAGGTGGGGTATTTCCCGACGTGGATGGAGGCCGCGACCCCGGTGGATCGTGCGGCGCTTGACTTGCTCACGCAGCAGGGGATGCAGGGGGTGGAGCTGACGTGGCCCGACCTGCCACAGGCCTCACTCATGCCGGTGTTGTTCGCCGAGGCGGCGGCCGCGTTCGAGGAGATGACGCTGTCGGGGCGTGACGACCAGCTGAAGGTGCAGGTTCCGGATGCCTGGCCCAACCTGTTCCGGATGACGCGGTACCTGTCGGCGGTGGACCTGGTGCAGGGGGATCGGCTGCGTCGTCGCTTTGCGGTGGAAGTGGCAAAGCTGTTCGAGCAGGTGGATGTGTTGCTCGTCCCTTCACTGCGCGACGAGGCCCTCACGGTCACGAACTTCACGGGCCAGCCGTCGCTGACCGTGCGCACGGGCTTCGTGGAGGTCCGCGAGGCGCGCAGTGACTGGGCGCCTGACCCGGCGAATCCGCTTCCGACCTTTGATCCTCCGCGGCGGGTGCCGCACGGGGTGACGGTGATCGGTCGTCTGTTCGACGAGGGGACGGTCGCCCGCGTCGGGTTGGCGCTGGAGCGCGCGGCGGGAGTGGCGAAGGAGCGGCCGTCCGGATTCGACGCGGTGTGA
- a CDS encoding 6-bladed beta-propeller, producing the protein MSRRLLACVISLIALGRPLAGQPGPSLLRLIDSVRVAESDTFLLSRPTRLVVGPRGHYFVADSRDPRLIELQANGRLVRRIGRNGAGPGELRRPASVAIAGDSLLSVWDAGNQRVVTWDLRTLDVRATFPLKGWFPQLRYDRGVLTVGVLSADASEPPLQLLAPDGTRRSSAGAIPPAFRAAPPLVGGFGIVMSADDGDDTYAVFEVENALYHWKRGLRSADVTTIPLRERRGVRPELFQEMLRNPEKAGPIAYDRSIGVALQRLAPGILGFVTVDGQLEKGTNFVGTLRLTVLDLARRRACVDMRIPALPDPLPAVAFSGDTLVVLQGGETASGDAATFITRYHVGTARCPWVTLPSATPAR; encoded by the coding sequence ATGTCGCGACGCCTTCTCGCCTGCGTCATCAGCCTCATCGCCCTCGGTCGCCCGCTCGCCGGGCAGCCCGGCCCTTCTCTGCTGCGGCTCATCGACTCCGTGCGGGTTGCGGAGTCGGACACCTTCCTGCTCAGCCGGCCGACACGCCTGGTCGTTGGCCCGCGGGGCCACTACTTCGTCGCCGACTCGCGCGATCCGCGGCTCATTGAGCTGCAAGCGAATGGGCGCTTGGTGCGACGGATCGGTCGCAATGGCGCAGGGCCTGGTGAGTTGCGTCGCCCGGCGTCCGTGGCCATCGCTGGCGACTCGCTGCTGAGTGTGTGGGATGCGGGGAACCAGCGTGTGGTGACCTGGGACCTTCGCACCCTCGACGTGCGAGCCACCTTCCCGCTCAAAGGATGGTTCCCGCAGCTGCGATACGATCGAGGCGTACTCACCGTCGGGGTCCTCTCCGCCGACGCCTCCGAACCTCCGCTCCAGCTCCTTGCGCCCGATGGCACGCGGCGCAGCAGTGCGGGGGCTATCCCACCGGCCTTTCGCGCGGCTCCACCGCTCGTGGGTGGGTTCGGGATCGTGATGTCCGCGGACGACGGCGACGACACCTATGCCGTGTTCGAGGTCGAGAATGCCCTGTATCACTGGAAGCGAGGCCTTCGGTCCGCTGACGTGACCACCATCCCATTGCGGGAGCGGCGCGGGGTGCGCCCGGAACTCTTTCAGGAGATGCTGCGCAACCCGGAGAAGGCAGGGCCCATCGCGTACGACCGGTCCATTGGCGTCGCTCTGCAGCGCCTCGCGCCGGGCATCCTCGGCTTTGTGACGGTGGACGGACAGCTGGAGAAAGGCACGAACTTCGTCGGGACCTTGCGGCTTACCGTGCTCGACCTCGCCCGGCGCCGTGCGTGCGTTGACATGCGAATCCCAGCCTTACCAGATCCCCTGCCAGCCGTGGCCTTCTCCGGCGATACGCTGGTGGTACTCCAAGGGGGCGAAACAGCATCGGGCGATGCCGCGACCTTCATCACCCGATATCACGTGGGCACCGCGCGGTGCCCGTGGGTCACCCTGCCGAGCGCAACCCCGGCTCGATAG
- a CDS encoding amidohydrolase, producing MPPNVRRAFTGRKSGWALWLGLVACTSEPARDDGTVYLAEEVVAAPAGTTALLVRDGRIVATGDSTLVDDPRAAGAEVLAFRGAAITPPLVDHHVHLFNVGLTLLNDRDRERLFLDLSRSRSLDDVRAAVAARAAATPKGGWIIGAGWNQAAWGLGPLPDRTILDAAAPDHPVYLGRSDGHAGWANGRALAAGGVERSTPPPMGGTIGHARDGTPDGVLLERANELLTPLVPVLADSDVVRAWQLAARALAERGVTRVYDAGVLPLPGVVAMNAPFERYLTLLRRADSLAPLPLQVHLMLPAPSPFADSVLSLPPDPARWTWSPRIRVTHIKLFVDGALGSRGAALSHPYADDAATHGVPRMTVEEIRSTAARALDAGLGVATHAIGDDAVRRTLDAYEQLLAQRPGTTPGRLRIEHFSYASARDMERAVRLGVVLSIQGNFNAMPTDVPTFGAARVGAVNEPRVYPWRRLREMGAVLADGSDYFTRPGSALAGFLASMERRYAVGDGLPDVEARARALELATRWFAPSGESQLPQLKSGDAATFVVWSGHPLRVARDSIERITVRALVVDGVRQ from the coding sequence ATGCCGCCGAACGTACGTCGCGCCTTCACGGGTCGTAAGTCGGGTTGGGCCCTCTGGCTCGGCCTCGTCGCGTGCACGTCTGAGCCCGCGCGCGACGACGGGACGGTCTACCTGGCCGAGGAGGTGGTGGCCGCCCCCGCCGGGACCACGGCGCTCCTCGTGCGCGACGGTCGGATCGTCGCGACCGGCGACAGCACCCTGGTAGACGACCCCCGCGCCGCGGGGGCAGAAGTCCTCGCGTTTCGGGGCGCCGCCATCACCCCGCCGCTGGTCGACCATCACGTTCATCTCTTCAACGTTGGGCTCACGCTGCTCAACGATCGGGACCGTGAACGACTGTTCCTCGACCTGTCCCGTTCCCGGTCGCTCGACGACGTGCGCGCGGCCGTCGCGGCTCGTGCGGCCGCAACGCCAAAGGGTGGCTGGATCATCGGCGCGGGGTGGAACCAGGCGGCCTGGGGGTTGGGCCCTCTCCCGGATCGCACCATCCTCGACGCCGCTGCTCCCGACCACCCGGTCTACCTTGGCCGATCCGATGGGCACGCCGGCTGGGCCAACGGCCGTGCCCTCGCGGCTGGCGGTGTCGAACGCTCCACCCCGCCCCCAATGGGCGGGACGATCGGCCACGCACGCGATGGCACCCCCGATGGCGTGTTGCTGGAACGTGCCAACGAACTCCTGACGCCACTCGTCCCCGTCCTCGCCGACTCGGACGTGGTACGCGCATGGCAGTTGGCGGCCCGGGCCTTGGCGGAGCGCGGCGTGACCCGCGTCTACGATGCCGGCGTCCTGCCATTGCCGGGGGTGGTGGCCATGAACGCACCCTTCGAGAGATACCTGACCCTGCTGCGACGGGCGGACTCCCTCGCCCCCCTGCCGCTCCAGGTCCACCTGATGCTTCCCGCGCCGAGTCCGTTCGCCGACTCGGTCCTGTCCCTGCCACCGGATCCGGCGCGCTGGACCTGGTCGCCGCGAATACGCGTCACGCACATCAAGTTATTTGTGGACGGCGCGTTAGGCAGTCGCGGCGCGGCGCTGTCCCATCCCTATGCGGACGATGCGGCGACTCATGGTGTGCCCCGCATGACGGTGGAAGAGATCCGAAGCACCGCCGCCCGTGCCCTCGACGCCGGGCTCGGCGTGGCCACGCATGCGATCGGCGATGATGCCGTTCGGCGCACGCTCGACGCCTACGAGCAGCTCCTGGCCCAACGACCGGGCACCACCCCCGGTCGCCTGCGCATCGAGCACTTCTCGTACGCCAGCGCACGCGACATGGAGCGCGCAGTACGGTTGGGAGTCGTGCTCTCGATCCAGGGGAACTTCAACGCCATGCCAACCGACGTGCCAACCTTTGGGGCCGCGCGTGTCGGTGCGGTGAACGAGCCGCGGGTTTATCCGTGGCGACGGTTGCGCGAGATGGGAGCGGTGCTCGCCGATGGCTCGGACTACTTCACGCGACCCGGGAGTGCCCTCGCCGGCTTCCTGGCGTCCATGGAGCGCCGCTACGCGGTTGGGGACGGCCTCCCCGACGTGGAAGCGCGCGCCCGTGCCCTGGAGCTCGCGACACGCTGGTTCGCGCCGTCCGGGGAGAGTCAGCTTCCGCAGCTTAAGTCGGGGGACGCAGCGACGTTTGTCGTCTGGAGCGGCCATCCGCTTCGCGTGGCGCGCGACAGCATCGAGCGCATCACCGTCCGCGCGCTGGTCGTCGACGGCGTTCGCCAATAG